One Sphaeramia orbicularis unplaced genomic scaffold, fSphaOr1.1, whole genome shotgun sequence DNA segment encodes these proteins:
- the cox8a gene encoding cytochrome c oxidase subunit 8A, mitochondrial, translating to MSGFLRTITSRAAHVLRGHTQRANLSSKPAKEVIGAVETGVGLGLFSLAILGPSGWILAHLEDYKKKD from the exons ATGTCTGGGTTTTTGAGGACCATCACCAGCCGAGCAGCTCATGTTCTGCGGGGACACACACAGAGGGCCAACCTCTCCAGCAAACCAGCCAAAGAGGTCATCGGTGCGGTG GAGACCGGTGTGGGTCTGGGCCTGTTCTCCCTGGCCATCCTGGGTCCATCTGGGTGGATCCTGGCCCACTTGGAGGACTACAAGAAGAAGGACTGA
- the LOC115415956 gene encoding glucosamine-6-phosphate isomerase 2 yields MRLVILDDYAQSSEWAAKYICNRIIQFNPSEDRYFTLGLPTGSTPYGCYQKLIQYHRSGDLSFKYVKTFNMDEYVGLPRSHPQSYHSYMWNNFFKHIDINPANAHILDGNADDLEEECQKYEEKIQEAGGIQLFVGGIGPDGHIAFNEPGSSLVSRTRVKTLAKDTIMANARFFDNDLSKVPTMALTVGVGTVMDAKEVLILITGAHKALALSRAIEEGVNHMWTVSAFQQHPTTTFVCDEDATLELRVKTVKYFKGLMHVHNKLVDPVLSMKDQDK; encoded by the exons ATGAGGCTGGTCATTCTGGACGACTATGCCCAGTCCAGTGAATGGGCAGCAAAGTACATCTGCAACAGAATCATCCAGTTCAACCCGTCTGAGGACAGATACTTTACCCTGGGACTGCCCACAG GCAGTACCCCGTACGGCTGTTACCAGAAGTTAATCCAGTACCATAGAAGTGGAGATCTGTCATTCAAGTACGTGAAGACCTTCAACATGGACGAGTATGTGG GTCTTCCTCGCAGTCACCCCCAGAGCTACCACTCCTACATGTGGAACAACTTCTTCAAACACATCGACATCAATCCGGCCAACGCTCACATCCTGGACGGAAACGCAGACGACCTGGAGGAGGAGTGTCAGAAGTACGAAGAGAAGATCCAGGAGGCAGGAGGAATCCAGCTGTTTGTAGGAG GTATCGGACCTGACGGACACATTGCCTTTAATGAGcctggttccagtctggtttccAGGACCAGGGTTAAAACTCTGGCTAAAGACACCATCATGGCCAACGCCCGCTTCTTTGACAACGACCTGTCCAAGGTTCCAACCATGGCCCTGACTGTGGGGGTGGGCACCGTCATGGACGCCAAGGAG GTTCTGATCCTGATCACCGGGGCCCACAAAGCCTTGGCTCTGTCCAGGGCCATAGAGGAGGGGGTCAACCACATGTGGACGGTGTCAGCGTTCCAACAGCATCCAACAACCACCTTCGTGTGTGACGAAGACGCCACGCTGGAACTGAGGGTCAAAACTGTCAAGTACTTCAAAG GTCTGATGCATGTCCATAACAAACTGGTGGACCCGGTTCTGAGCATGAAGGACCAGGACAAGTAG